In the genome of Paenibacillus pabuli, the window TACATCTGCCACAGGTTTTATCGTGTACACCCTGACAGCTCAAATTGCAGCTGCTGGCAATGTGGCTAACGTTGTCGGTCCCATCACCTTTACAGGGATGGCTATTGGTAGCAGTACGTAATGTACAATGAAGTTGTCCCGGAACTGACAGTCAGTTTCCTGTTTTCTGGGGCAATTTTATTTTTTTTTGATTTCGGCTGGTAGTGTATGTAAACTTGGTTTTAGATGGGGAATGAGGGAGCGAGCGTGTACGCCTACAACTGTCAACCCAAGAAGAACAGAAACGTGGTGAAGGTATATGTTTAAAATTATGCTCATTGAAGACGATGAATCGTTATTCAGTGAAATCAAAGAACGGTTATCCCAGTGGTCATATGACGTGTATGGCATACAGGATTTTGGCAAAGTGATGCAGGAATACAGTGCCATTCAACCACAGCTGGTCATTATTGATATTCAGCTTCCGCAGTATGACGGATTTCATTGGTGTCGCATGATTCGCGCTCATTCTAATGTGCCGATTATTTTTCTGTCCTCACGGGATCATCCTACAGATATGGTTATGTCGATGCACCTGGGCGCAGATGATTTCATTCAGAAGCCCTTCCATTTCGATGTGCTGATCGCCAAGATCCAGGCGACCCTGCGCAGGGTATACAACTACAATACAGAGCGGATTGAACTGCGTACATGGCGTGGGGCTACCATTGAATATGTGAAAAATACACTTACTCATGACAATGAATCGGTTCTTTTGACCAAAAATGAAATGTTCATTCTCAAAGTGCTGGTTGAGCACAAAAATCAAATTGTGACCCGCGAAGATCTGATTCGCAGCTTGTGGGATCATGAGCATTTTGTGAGTGACAACACGCTGACAGTTAACGTCAATCGCCTTCGCAAAAAGCTGGAGCCTCTGGATCTGGATGGTTATATCGAAACCAAGGTAGGACAGGGCTACATGGCAACGGAAGAGGCAGAAGCATGATTGGCAAATACATACGGGAAAAGCTCAGTTGGCTATTACTGCTTATAAGCATGCAGCTCATCATATTATTTGTGGCCTATATCGATACGTCCATTCCATTCCGATCTGTAGCGTATATCGTTGCGCTGAATGTAGTGGTATGCATTGTATTTATCTGGGCGAGATATCCAAGAGAAACCCGCTTCTACAAAAGATTAACCACCTGGGATCACACCTATGATTCGGGGGATTTGGATATCGCGGAAAGTCCTTATGAACGGATTGTGCACGATGCCGTGACTTCCCAGACCGAGCGTTATCGGAAGGAGTCCTCGTCTCATTTTATTTTGCTGGAGCAGGAGAAGGATGAGATGTTGGCCTGGATTCACGAGGTGAAGACGCCCCTAACCGCGCTGCAACTCATGATTGAGCGTATGCCGGATGAAAAGCTTCAGGGCCAAATGACGTATGAATGGCTGCGCATTCATCAACTGCTTGATCAGCAGCTTCACCAGAAGCGTATTCCATTTATGCATAATGATTTGTTTCTGGAAGAAACAGAGCTTGAACCAATTTTGAATGGCGAGATCAGAGCTTTGAAGTCGTGGTGTATATCCAAACGGATTGGCTTCGAAGTGTCATTACATGTGGCCAAGGTGCTTACCGACAGCAAATGGTTGGGCTTTATTATACGGCAGCTTCTCAGCAATGCGGTGAAATATAGTCATTCCTCTGACATTGTCATTGAGAGCAAGGAACAGGATGGACACATCATATTGACCATTCAGGATTATGGACGAGGGATCGAAGCACAGGATTTACCGCGTATCTTTGATAAAGGCTTCACTTCAACTCAAGGAAGACTGGAAGGAACGGCAACGGGAATGGGTTTGTATTTGACCAGACAGGTGGCACAGACACTTCGTATAGACGTTAAGGTACAGTCTGCTTCCGGAGAGGGAACTAGCGTTAAGTTGATTTTCCCGCGAAAGAATGACATGATCCACCTTGCAGGCGTGTGACAGCATTGTCACATGCTTTTTGGTTTTGTTCGGTGAATCGCAGGATAAATTGGAGCATCCCGCCTATGATGGAGATATACCAAAGAGGAGTGAGTGGGATATGTGGATACTGGAAGCCAAAAAAATTCATAAAGTCTATGGCAACAAACTAAATAAACAGGAAGTCCTCAAGGGGATAGATCTCGGGGTAAGTAAAGGCGAATTTGTTGGAATTATGGGACCTTCAGGTTCAGGGAAAACGACACTGCTGAATGTTCTTTCCTCGATCGATCGGGTAAGTCAGGGCACGATTGACATTGAGGGCCAGGAATTCACCGGCATGAAGGAGAAACAGCTGGCTGAATTCCGCAAACATCATCTCGGCTTTATTTTTCAGGATTATAATCTGCTGGATACCCTCACGGTGAAGGAAAATGTATTGCTGCCGCTCTCCATTACGAATATTCCGAAGCATGAGGCACACCGGAAGTTCGAACAAATTGCCCGTGAACTGGGCATATATGAGCTGAAAGACAAATATCCTTCCGAAATCTCGGGTGGACAGAAGCAGCGGACTTCGGCTGCACGTGCGTTTGTGCATGATCCCAGCATTATTTTCGCTGATGAACCGACAGGTGCACTTGATTCTAAATCGGCTTCGGACCTGCTTGGCAAATTGAGTGATATGAACAGTAAACACCAGGCTACCATTATTATGGTTACGCATGATCCGTTGGCCGCAAGTTATTGCAGCAGGGTGATATTCATCCGGGATGGTCAAATCTACACTCAATTAAATAAGGGAGATGAGTCCAGGCAATCCTTCTTCAATGACATTATCAAAACTCAGGGCGTATTGGGTGGTGTGCAGCCATGAGTCTGAACTACATCATTTTTCGCAATCTGAGGAAGAACCTGAGAAATTATTATCTTTACGTCTTTGCCCTGATCTTTAGTGTGGCGCTGTATTTTTCCTTTGTAACGCTGCAATATGATCCCTCCATGAATGAGGTTGCTGAATCAACGAAAGGAGCTGCTGGAATAGGCGCATCCTCCGTGTTGCTGATTGTCATTGTGGGCATTTTTCTGCTCTACGCCAATACGATCTTTATCAAGCGACGCAGTAAGGAGATTGGTTTGTTTCAGCTGATTGGACTGACGAAGGGAAGAATTTTTGGCATCTTGAGTGCGGAGAATTGCATTCTCTACTTCGGCTCTATGGTGATTGGTATTGTGATTGGGTTTCTCGGTTCCAAGCTGATATTGATGATTTTGTTCAAAATTATTAGCGTTGATGCAATTACGAAGCTGTACTTCTCACCAATGGCGCTGGTACAGACGCTTATTGTATTTGCTGCGTTGTACCTGCTCATCATGCTGATGAATTATACCTTTATCCGGGCACAGAGCATCCTTTCACTATTTCGGGTGTCTTCTACAACGGAGCAGCAAGTACAGAAGTTGTCTGTGGGGCAGATTCTGATCGGCATCATGGGTATTGTCCTGATCGTGTTTGGATATGCTTTGTCTGCTCGATTGTTCAGTGGCGAGGAATTGGATATGCAGCAGTTAATGTACATGATGATTTTAATTCTGTTTTCGGTCATTTTGGGGACCTATCTGTTCTATAAAGGTTCCGTCAGTTTTCTCTTTAATCTGATCCGCAGAAGCAAAAAAGGTTATCTCTCTATTAACGAGGTATTATCGTTATCCTCCATCATGTTTCGCATGAAGTCGAATGCCTTGCTGCTGACCATTATTACTACCGTATCGGCACTCGCCATAGGCATGTTGTCGCTCAGTTACATTTCCTATTATTCGGCAGAGGCGCAAGCCAAGGAAAGTCTGCCAGAAGATTTTTCATTTGCTCAGGCTAATGTGAAAAATCGTTTTGTAGCCGAACTGGATAACAAACAAATTCCATATGAAGAAAAGCACAGGCAACCTTTGTATATTGAAATTGATGCACATCAGGTGATGGATGATTCTCTAACGAATGAACTATTGTTCAGTAGTGTAGTTAGTGACAATATGGTGGATAACATCGACCTGAAACCAGGCGAAGTCATTTTCATGGGATATGGAAATGTGATTCAGCAGTTAATTTCAATTCAGGAGAAAGGCCCAATTGTTCTACACGGGTTGAAGCAGGCTATTGACCAAAAATTGATCGGAACTACCAAACAGGGAGTGCTTCCTGTATATTACACCAAAGGTACGCCTGTTGCGGTTGTGGATGAATCGGTTTATGCGGAGCTTGCGCAGGATCTTGACCCGAAACTTCAAAAAGGGGAAGCGACCGATTATTACGGTGTGCAAATTACAGATCCAGGGCAAGATGAGAATGCATACGCCATTTTTGCAGATATGAAATTGAAGGCTCCGAGTTTCTCCCAGATCGAATTCAGAAATAACCAGCGTACCAGTATGGGCCTAATCATGTTCATTGTTGGTTTCCTGGGTTTAACCTTCCTGATTACATCCGGGTGCATCCTCTATTTCAAACAAATGAATGAGAGCGAAGAGGAGAAATCGAACTATACGATTCTGAGAAAACTTGGATTTACGCAAGGCAATCTGTTACGCGGAATCCAGTTCAAGCAGTTGTTTAATTTCGGCATTCCACTTGTTGTGGGACTGAGCCATAGTTATTTTGCCGTGAAATCAGGCTGGTTCTTCTTTGGTACAGAACTGGTCACACCTACGGTAATCGTCATGATTGTGTATACGTTGTTGTATTCAATCTTCGGCCTGTTGTCCGTATTGTATTACAAACGTGTGATTAAAGAATCATTGTAGATCAAATAGTAAGGAACAGAGGATTACATTAAGAAAGAGTAACTGTGTGAAGTACAGTTTGCTCTTTCTTTTTTTTTTTGTGAAGGCTATGTTAAATCGTGTTGCTTATCCAAATCATTTTATTGTATTTGCTATTTCAATTAATGTTTGGTGATCGTATAACGGTTCAAGATTATTATTTTTCCCTGAAACAAGAGAGTAAGTTAAACCCTCATTTCTCCAATAAATGGCGTTAACATGTTCGTCTCCTTGGTCCCACGTCTGCGAACCGTTAGCTAATTTTAGTCCTTTTTTTCCATTTGGAGGCGTATCAGCCTTTGAGTTTGTCATCATGAGAATCAAGGTCAATCCTTCATCGGTATTTTCATACGTGATTTCCACAGCATCAAATGTACCATTGGTATCTAAAACTCTTGCTGATTTTTGATCAACATGGAATGGAACGGACGGCTGTTTCAATTCAAACGGAATCTTAGCTTCCGCATCTTCAATTGAAATCTCAACTGGAGGACTCCAAACCGATTGCTTGTTCGGTTGATGACTTTCCACTTTTTGTGAGCAGGCAAACAATAAAAGAGGTATCGTACATAGGAATAGTAACTTACTTACAGCTTTCATTTCATCACCTCGATATGAGAATAGTTAATTTCTATTACGTTTCCATTAGATGGAAAGTTGCATGATCCTTCCTGTGAAGTCTGAAAGATAAAGCCGCTCACACGTTTTTCCCATCATATTTGAAGCGGTAATAGTCTAAGCCTTTTGTGAAAAAAAGGAGGATGGCACGAGGGTGGAGAAATCACAACATATGGAGTGAAAAAGAGGGAGGGTTTCCATGAACCTGGCTAACAAAATCACCCTGGCGAGAATGGCATTGATTCCATTGTTTATGTTGTGCTTTATCCCGTTTCCGTCTTGGATACAGGAGTCGAGTGAGTTTATTCGTTTTTTGGATCAGCATGGCTTGGTGATAGGAGTTATTATTTTTGCAATAGCTGCAGGTACGGATAAGCTGGATGGGTATGTGGCAAGAAAATATAATCAAATCACCAATCTGGGAAAATTGCTTGATCCACTGGCAGATAAACTGTTGATTTCGGTTGCTCTGATCATGATGGTTCAGGAGAATCTGATCGGTTCATGGATTGCTGTGATCATTATTGGACGTGAAATTGTCATCACAGCGCTGCGTATGATTGCTACTGAACAGGGAATTGCTCTGGCTGCTGATCGATATGGCAAGATTAAAATGGTGCTCCAGGTGGCAGCTATCATCACTGTGTTATTGAATAATGCTCCGTTTAGTTTGCTGACTGATGTGCGGATTGATATGATTTTATTATGGCTGGCGGCAGGAGTTACGCTGTTATCGGGATTGAACTATATCGTGGTGAACTATAAGTTGCTTCACAACGGAAGATAGGAAGAGTCAAGGGAATCATGGTCCTCAATACAATTGTTAACCCTGCATTATTATGCAGGGTTTCTTTGTCGTTACTTCTGTTCAAAAATGTGTGGGGCATAGCCGGGGTTCCTAGTATACTTAGTGTATCTGAATGTACATACAATGAATCGGAAAACAGGCACCATGGTGCTGATTATGGAGGATCTCAATGCAACAGGAACATAATACTGGTCTCCACGGGGACTGGCTTCAATTTATGATTTTAACAACCAAACTGGAACTGCCACCCTTGCCAGCGGATACAATGGATCGTCCAAGGCTCAATGTGCATCTCGAAGAATTGTTCCAAACCAAAGTTACCTTGTTGACTGCCCCGGCGGGTTCAGGAAAATCAACACTTCTTGGCAGCTGGGTGAGAAGTGAAGCAGTACATGCGGCATGTGTCTGCCTGGATGATAAAGATCAGGACCCGCTTCAGTTTTGGCTTTACATTATTCATGCACTGGATCGAGTGAGAGAGGGGCTCTGTGGAGAAGTCCTGCCACACTTTTTACAACGGTATCCCATAGATCCAAGTTCAGCATTAATATTATTATTGAACCGCGTTGCTCTGACCAGTCAACATACACTGCTCATTCTGGATGACTATCATGCAGTAACCCGGCCCGAGATTCATGAGCAGATGCAGTACTTTATTGAAAATCTTCCCCGCTCTATTCATCTGATACTGTCAAGTCGCACCTATCCTCCCTTCAAGCTTGAGAAGCTGCGTCTGCGAGGGGAATTGAAGCAATTAACGCTTCAGGAACTGGCGTTTACGGCAGAAGAAGGTATTGAATTTTGCCAGGAAATTATGCAATTGGATATTGCCGGGGGGGATGCGCGTGGCTGGGTACAACAGACAGAAGGCTGGGCTGCCGGATTGAAGCTGCTTGCTTTATCTCACGCATTGGGTGCAAACTCGTTGGTCGGCCCAATACATGAGATATCGTCTTCTCTGACTCATGAAGTTCAAGGACAGACGGGGCAGAGATCGATTTCGGAGTATCTGCTGGAAGAGGTGTTTCAGCGTCAGTCACCGGAAATGCAGCGGTTTCTGCTTCGAACAGCGATCACGAGAAGAATGAACAGCGGTCTATGCCAGGTATTAAGTGGTATGCAGGAAGCTCCGCAATTGTTAAGACAGCTGGAGAAGGAACATCTTTTCCTTATTCCGCTTGATCGGGAAGCGAACTGGTATCGTTATCATCATTTGTTCTCTGCATTCCTAAAGCGTGAACTGGCCCGCTATGGCACAGATCAGGTGAATGAATTGCATGTCCTTGCTGCACATTGGTATGAGCAGCAAGGATACCCCGCTGAAGCGCTGGATCATTATATTCTCGGACAGCATATGCAGGATGCAGCCAGACTGTTGGAAGAGTTGTTTGCCCATTTTATTATGGGAGAGTGGTGGACGCTCCGGCGGTACTTCGATGTTTTGCCACTGG includes:
- a CDS encoding ABC transporter permease is translated as MSLNYIIFRNLRKNLRNYYLYVFALIFSVALYFSFVTLQYDPSMNEVAESTKGAAGIGASSVLLIVIVGIFLLYANTIFIKRRSKEIGLFQLIGLTKGRIFGILSAENCILYFGSMVIGIVIGFLGSKLILMILFKIISVDAITKLYFSPMALVQTLIVFAALYLLIMLMNYTFIRAQSILSLFRVSSTTEQQVQKLSVGQILIGIMGIVLIVFGYALSARLFSGEELDMQQLMYMMILILFSVILGTYLFYKGSVSFLFNLIRRSKKGYLSINEVLSLSSIMFRMKSNALLLTIITTVSALAIGMLSLSYISYYSAEAQAKESLPEDFSFAQANVKNRFVAELDNKQIPYEEKHRQPLYIEIDAHQVMDDSLTNELLFSSVVSDNMVDNIDLKPGEVIFMGYGNVIQQLISIQEKGPIVLHGLKQAIDQKLIGTTKQGVLPVYYTKGTPVAVVDESVYAELAQDLDPKLQKGEATDYYGVQITDPGQDENAYAIFADMKLKAPSFSQIEFRNNQRTSMGLIMFIVGFLGLTFLITSGCILYFKQMNESEEEKSNYTILRKLGFTQGNLLRGIQFKQLFNFGIPLVVGLSHSYFAVKSGWFFFGTELVTPTVIVMIVYTLLYSIFGLLSVLYYKRVIKESL
- the pgsA gene encoding CDP-diacylglycerol--glycerol-3-phosphate 3-phosphatidyltransferase, with the translated sequence MNLANKITLARMALIPLFMLCFIPFPSWIQESSEFIRFLDQHGLVIGVIIFAIAAGTDKLDGYVARKYNQITNLGKLLDPLADKLLISVALIMMVQENLIGSWIAVIIIGREIVITALRMIATEQGIALAADRYGKIKMVLQVAAIITVLLNNAPFSLLTDVRIDMILLWLAAGVTLLSGLNYIVVNYKLLHNGR
- a CDS encoding sensor histidine kinase; amino-acid sequence: MIGKYIREKLSWLLLLISMQLIILFVAYIDTSIPFRSVAYIVALNVVVCIVFIWARYPRETRFYKRLTTWDHTYDSGDLDIAESPYERIVHDAVTSQTERYRKESSSHFILLEQEKDEMLAWIHEVKTPLTALQLMIERMPDEKLQGQMTYEWLRIHQLLDQQLHQKRIPFMHNDLFLEETELEPILNGEIRALKSWCISKRIGFEVSLHVAKVLTDSKWLGFIIRQLLSNAVKYSHSSDIVIESKEQDGHIILTIQDYGRGIEAQDLPRIFDKGFTSTQGRLEGTATGMGLYLTRQVAQTLRIDVKVQSASGEGTSVKLIFPRKNDMIHLAGV
- a CDS encoding ABC transporter ATP-binding protein, encoding MWILEAKKIHKVYGNKLNKQEVLKGIDLGVSKGEFVGIMGPSGSGKTTLLNVLSSIDRVSQGTIDIEGQEFTGMKEKQLAEFRKHHLGFIFQDYNLLDTLTVKENVLLPLSITNIPKHEAHRKFEQIARELGIYELKDKYPSEISGGQKQRTSAARAFVHDPSIIFADEPTGALDSKSASDLLGKLSDMNSKHQATIIMVTHDPLAASYCSRVIFIRDGQIYTQLNKGDESRQSFFNDIIKTQGVLGGVQP
- a CDS encoding response regulator transcription factor, whose amino-acid sequence is MFKIMLIEDDESLFSEIKERLSQWSYDVYGIQDFGKVMQEYSAIQPQLVIIDIQLPQYDGFHWCRMIRAHSNVPIIFLSSRDHPTDMVMSMHLGADDFIQKPFHFDVLIAKIQATLRRVYNYNTERIELRTWRGATIEYVKNTLTHDNESVLLTKNEMFILKVLVEHKNQIVTREDLIRSLWDHEHFVSDNTLTVNVNRLRKKLEPLDLDGYIETKVGQGYMATEEAEA